In Leptospira fletcheri, the genomic window TTTCGAAGAAACTCTCGGGGATTCCGTTTTCATAAAAAAGTTCGATGACAAACTATATGTTTTTTCGACTCTATGTTCTATCGTCCGAAATTCGTGGAATTTTTTTGCCAAGTCCGGCGATAAATTTAGACTTAGAGCTAACTCTAAGTCGGTCCAATCGATAGGCACCGAGGATAGGGGAGAATCCAAATGAATCAATTCCTGAGCATTTCGGAAATCTCGGAGATTACGAATTTCAGCTCTTATACGCTTCGCTATTACGAGAAGATCGGGATTTTGCCCAAGCCGGAAAGAATGCACGGGAAGGACCGTAAATATTCGGAAAAGGAAATTCGACATCTCAAAGGGATTAAAGCCCTGAAAGAGATGAACATGTCCCTGGACGATATCAAAGAATTTTTTATAGAAGGATGCCTTCTGGATCAGGTACAAAGCGGGGAAAATTTCAAACCGCCTTTAAACAAAAGGATCCGGATCTTAGAGACCCATTTGCAGAAGTTGGAACAAAAGAAGAAGGATCTGGAAGCGATGATCAAGCTTACAAAAGCGAAATTAAAAGAATATGAAACTCTTTTAGGAACAGAATAGGGATCGATATGCAATCTATCAAACCGTACGTTTTTCTAGTATTTTTTGCCCTGATCACGGGGACGACATTCCATGTCGCAAAGGAAGCGCTTTCTTTCTTTTCGCCCAGCTTAGCGGGAGCGCTTCGTTTCGTTTTGGCCACATTCTTTTTGTTTTCATTCGTATTTTTCACGGATAGAAAACTCTTGAAGGTGGATAAAAGAACTCTGATCGTATTCGTCGCTCTCGGAATCATCGGGGTTTTCGGATTCAATTTCTTTTTCTTTCTAGGAATGAAGAAGGCTTCTCCCATGAATGCGGCGATCGTAGTCGCCGTCGCACCGGCGATCGCAATTTTTCTCTCTTACTTTCTTTTGAAAACAAGGATCAGGTTCCAGCACTATCTAGGAACTCTGATCTCCTTTATCGGAGTCATGCTCGTCATTTCCGACGGAAGCATAAGCGCCTTGATCCAAGCCTTTCATGGGGAAGGAATTCTATTCATTCTAACCGCAGCCACTTGCTGGAGTTTTTATTCGGTAGGAATGAAGAAATTCATACCGGGCGTTTCCACGATCCAAACAACCGCATTTACCGCCTTATTCGGAACGATCGCGCTGCTGGTCCTGACACTGGTCAATGGGGATTGGAGCGTGGAATGGAAAAACGCTCCCGGTTCTGCCTGGTACGCCATCCTATATATGGCGGCGTTCAGTACTTTCGTGGGATATCTTTGCTGGAATTACGGGATCCAAGCTGTGGGCCCTGACAAGGCGGTCATTTTCGGGAACCTGATTCCTGTCGTTGCCATGTTGACCTCTTGGATCCTGGGAGAAACTCCGAACGTATTCGATCTAGGCGGAGCCTTTTTGGTCATCTTCGGAATCTTTATCGTGAATACGAAACTGGGTTTCGTCAAAATGAGTTACGAGAATTCTTAATGATCCTTTTCGGGAGATCCTTCAGTCTTCCACAGATATAGGGAAAATTCGGAAGACCAGCGACTGGATCCTTTTCCTAAGAGTACAGCCGAGTTCGGATTTGGCGGGTCGGCTCCAATGGAATACTTAGGGGAAGGAAGATTCGGGTACCGCTTCTGGACTTTTTCTATATGAAAAAAATTGAATCGGATAAAGGCGGACCGTAAAAAATCGAATTCCCTTGCGTTCAGCTCCAGGTATCGGAAAAGACTGATATAGTCCACTCTTTCCGTAAATTCGTTCCGTAAGATGACGTTCTTCGAGAAGAATGTCAATGTTCCAATTTCACAATAACAGCGTACGTAGGTTCCTTCGTAGAACTGTCGATCGAGCTCTTCGGCCATCGCTTTGTAATGGTCCCGTTTGGCCCAATTCGTATGGATCGGCATTTCCGAGGAGAAGATGCCATCTCCTTTTTTCGGCCAAAGGCTCCAGGAGAGGGAAAGAAAAATCCAGACGAATAGGCAGTAACGGATCCATTTGGAAGAATTTAAGCGTAGTAACAGGCATAGAGAAGCGAAAAGAAAACAAAAGAGTGAGGGGATGTAGTACCAATGATACGGTGGCACCCGCAGCAAAGAATAAGCGAGAAAGTGCAGAGCACCTGAAAGAAAAATCAGAACTTCCGGTTTTTTCCAGAATCCTTTCTCACGCATGGTTGCGCAAGCGGCGAGAAGGCCGAAGAAGATCGGAAGGATGGAAACGATCGACTCCGGCAGAAACAAGTTCCGGAAATACAGGATCCATCCGTTGGCGAAGCTGTAATGTCCCCAGGATTTTTCTATTTTTTTAATAAAGAAAGTGTCAGGCAATAGTGTTCCCAATTGGAACCAGGAAAAAAGAAACCATGGAAGTACGACCAGAAGACCTATGGCCGCTGCACGATATTTCTTATTTCCGAAACCCATGATCCAAAACGGAATCGTCATCACGATCGCGTCAGGTCTCGCGAGGAATAGAAAACCGGAATGGATCCCGAAAAGATCAGGATTCTTGTTCAGATAAGACAGTACGCAAAGCAAAAAGAAAAGAATCACCAAAATGCTTTCTAAGCCCAGGGAGGAGAGAATCCAAGGATTACTTAACAGAATCAGGCAGATTGTGAACGCCGAGTAAATGGGGAGACCTTTTTTTTCCGCAATCTTATCCACAACCAGATACATCCCCAAATATACCAAGGAATTCAGGATCCAAACGGAAGATTCCGGATCTTTTGCGAAAAAGTTCGTTAGAGATAAAGCGATTACGTTTAAA contains:
- a CDS encoding MerR family transcriptional regulator, whose product is MNQFLSISEISEITNFSSYTLRYYEKIGILPKPERMHGKDRKYSEKEIRHLKGIKALKEMNMSLDDIKEFFIEGCLLDQVQSGENFKPPLNKRIRILETHLQKLEQKKKDLEAMIKLTKAKLKEYETLLGTE
- a CDS encoding DMT family transporter encodes the protein MQSIKPYVFLVFFALITGTTFHVAKEALSFFSPSLAGALRFVLATFFLFSFVFFTDRKLLKVDKRTLIVFVALGIIGVFGFNFFFFLGMKKASPMNAAIVVAVAPAIAIFLSYFLLKTRIRFQHYLGTLISFIGVMLVISDGSISALIQAFHGEGILFILTAATCWSFYSVGMKKFIPGVSTIQTTAFTALFGTIALLVLTLVNGDWSVEWKNAPGSAWYAILYMAAFSTFVGYLCWNYGIQAVGPDKAVIFGNLIPVVAMLTSWILGETPNVFDLGGAFLVIFGIFIVNTKLGFVKMSYENS